Proteins encoded by one window of Pseudomonas coleopterorum:
- the rfaH gene encoding transcription/translation regulatory transformer protein RfaH codes for MNDFDSNANWYLIQTKPRQEARAEEHLLRQQYECFRPLRAAPALTRSRRVADEDLFPGYLFIRLDCNDNWYPIRSTRGVCRVVAFGGMPCPVPDSLIASIRQRTQASAANAVRFTEGEAVRVRTGDSEVQAIFLCEDGDERAVILLNLLQREQRISLPRSSLQRLTAHAC; via the coding sequence ATGAACGACTTCGACAGCAATGCCAACTGGTACCTGATCCAGACCAAACCGCGGCAGGAAGCCCGTGCCGAAGAACATCTGCTGCGTCAGCAATACGAGTGCTTTCGCCCGTTGCGCGCCGCCCCTGCCCTGACCCGCAGCCGCCGCGTGGCCGACGAGGACTTGTTCCCCGGCTACCTGTTCATCCGCCTGGACTGCAACGACAACTGGTACCCGATCCGCTCCACCCGTGGCGTGTGCCGCGTCGTCGCCTTCGGCGGCATGCCGTGCCCGGTACCGGACAGCCTGATCGCCAGCATTCGCCAGCGCACCCAGGCAAGCGCCGCGAACGCGGTGCGTTTCACCGAAGGCGAAGCGGTGCGAGTGCGCACCGGCGACAGTGAAGTGCAGGCCATTTTCCTCTGCGAGGACGGCGACGAACGCGCCGTGATCCTGCTCAACCTGCTGCAACGCGAGCAGCGTATCAGCCTGCCGCGCAGCAGCCTGCAGCGGCTTACCGCGCACGCCTGCTGA
- a CDS encoding glycosyltransferase family 4 protein — protein sequence MKILFLSSLYSPHIGGGAEIVLQRTVEGMQQRGHQVCVLSTGPDAGLKHEYVKGVKVYRAGLLNTYWHFSEQRPGALARLGWHLRDKYNMGMRTYLREVLAAEHVDLVVCHNLSGWSVSAWDEISASGLPLVQVLHDMYLMCPSSNMFKKNAACKVPCTLCRHFRQGHAERSAQVDAVVGVSQHLLGKLTDARFFRNASQQVIYNASPKIDPAPSRFTRMAQGEPLRFGYLGTLSEPKGLRWLIDQFKRLPFNATLQIAGRGQLDYEQVLKLEASGENIHFVGYQSPDSFYRQIDVAIVPSIWNEPFGLVAVEACAHSVPVIASARGGLPEIIQDGVNGLLCNPDEPQTLGLAMLQLYRDPELRERLGAQARNSVEHLLDQERMLDSYQQLFLDVLQRRNVHHEISPVTQSL from the coding sequence ATGAAGATATTGTTCCTGAGCAGCCTGTACTCGCCGCACATCGGCGGCGGTGCTGAAATCGTCCTGCAACGCACGGTCGAGGGCATGCAGCAGCGTGGCCACCAGGTCTGCGTGCTGAGCACCGGCCCCGATGCGGGTCTCAAGCATGAATACGTCAAGGGCGTGAAGGTCTACCGCGCCGGGCTGCTCAACACCTACTGGCACTTCAGCGAGCAGCGCCCCGGCGCGCTGGCCCGGCTGGGCTGGCACCTGCGCGACAAGTACAACATGGGCATGCGCACCTACCTGCGCGAAGTGCTGGCCGCCGAGCACGTCGACCTGGTGGTGTGCCACAACCTCAGTGGCTGGTCGGTGTCGGCCTGGGACGAGATTTCCGCCTCCGGTTTGCCGCTGGTGCAGGTGCTGCACGACATGTACCTGATGTGCCCCAGCAGCAACATGTTCAAGAAGAACGCCGCCTGCAAGGTGCCCTGCACGCTGTGCAGGCACTTCCGCCAAGGCCATGCCGAACGCTCGGCCCAGGTCGACGCAGTGGTGGGGGTCAGCCAGCACCTGCTGGGCAAGCTCACCGACGCACGCTTCTTCCGCAACGCTTCGCAGCAGGTGATCTACAACGCCAGCCCGAAGATCGACCCTGCACCGTCGCGTTTCACCCGCATGGCCCAAGGCGAACCGTTGCGCTTCGGCTACCTGGGCACCTTGTCCGAGCCCAAGGGCCTGCGCTGGCTGATCGATCAGTTCAAACGGTTGCCGTTCAACGCCACCTTGCAGATCGCCGGGCGCGGGCAACTGGACTACGAGCAGGTGCTCAAGCTTGAAGCCAGCGGCGAAAACATCCACTTCGTCGGCTATCAGTCGCCGGACAGCTTCTATCGGCAGATCGACGTGGCCATCGTGCCTTCGATCTGGAACGAGCCATTCGGCCTGGTGGCGGTGGAAGCCTGCGCCCACTCGGTGCCGGTGATCGCCAGTGCCCGCGGCGGCCTGCCGGAGATCATCCAGGATGGCGTCAACGGCCTGCTGTGCAACCCCGACGAGCCACAGACCCTGGGCCTGGCGATGCTGCAGCTGTACCGCGACCCCGAGCTGCGCGAACGCCTGGGCGCCCAGGCGCGCAACAGCGTCGAGCACCTGCTCGACCAGGAACGGATGCTCGACAGTTATCAACAGCTGTTCCTCGATGTTCTGCAAAGAAGAAATGTCCATCATGAAATCAGCCCTGTCACTCAGTCGCTTTGA
- a CDS encoding glycosyltransferase produces the protein MNAKTTLVTLTYGDRLCYLEALIERSLASAHIERVVVVSNASRADLNSLRTQWPTRITVIELPSNTGSANGYKVGIEAALQQGAEYLWLMDDDNAPTLGAVETLHQRLHECERIVGVDKAAVIGFRPNHQADIAAGVPHRYAIQLRSSCFGFHIAQLPYKLWRRTPWGKPAGRKAASKPLVQLPFTTYGGLLAHRSVFQRIGLPLEDLLLYADDTEYTWRITASGGQIFLVTEALLDDLEESWNAKARTNNIFESFLLGNSDLRAYYTARNQAWFDKHVWAGSTLLYRLNRSVFLLLLRYFAKRSGSDRRLGLLEQAMRDGESGRLGIHESYPL, from the coding sequence ATGAATGCCAAGACCACCCTGGTGACACTGACGTACGGCGACCGCCTTTGTTACCTCGAAGCGCTGATCGAGCGTTCGCTGGCCTCCGCACACATCGAACGGGTGGTGGTGGTGAGCAACGCGTCGCGCGCCGATCTGAACTCGCTGCGCACGCAATGGCCGACCCGGATCACCGTGATCGAGCTGCCCAGCAACACCGGCTCGGCCAATGGCTACAAGGTCGGTATCGAGGCGGCGTTGCAGCAGGGCGCTGAATACCTGTGGCTGATGGACGACGACAATGCACCTACCCTCGGCGCTGTCGAGACCCTGCACCAGCGGCTGCACGAGTGCGAGCGCATCGTGGGCGTGGACAAGGCCGCCGTGATCGGTTTTCGACCCAACCACCAGGCCGACATCGCCGCCGGGGTGCCGCATCGCTATGCGATCCAGTTGCGCTCCAGCTGCTTCGGTTTCCACATTGCCCAATTGCCCTACAAGCTGTGGCGGCGTACGCCCTGGGGAAAACCGGCCGGGCGCAAGGCGGCCAGCAAACCCTTGGTGCAACTGCCCTTCACCACCTACGGCGGCCTGCTCGCGCACCGCAGCGTGTTCCAGCGCATCGGCCTGCCGCTCGAAGACCTGCTGCTGTATGCCGATGACACCGAATACACCTGGCGCATCACCGCCAGCGGCGGGCAGATCTTTCTGGTGACCGAGGCGCTGCTCGACGACCTGGAAGAGTCGTGGAATGCCAAGGCCCGCACCAACAACATTTTCGAGAGCTTCCTGCTCGGCAACTCGGACCTGCGCGCCTATTACACCGCGCGCAACCAGGCCTGGTTCGACAAGCACGTGTGGGCCGGCTCGACGCTGCTGTATCGGCTCAATCGCTCGGTGTTTCTGCTGTTGCTGCGCTATTTCGCAAAAAGGAGCGGTTCGGACCGACGCCTGGGTTTGCTCGAACAAGCCATGCGTGACGGGGAATCGGGTCGTCTGGGCATTCATGAATCCTACCCACTATGA
- a CDS encoding WbqC family protein has translation MPRTVAMMQPYWFPYFGYFQLIAGADAFVLGDNLQYVHPGWVNRNRLLSCGAPALFTLPLKKDRSDLAINQRELSDSAPQVLGKLLKTIAMSYSRAPYRDDVLALLEPLMTCPERNLALYLEYSLRKVCEYLQIDTPIHVASTLPVDERQVLDKQDRVVKLARHFGAQRYLNPIGGTALYDEEYFARHDLELRFHRMDELCYTQFKDPFVPNLSIIDVLMFNPVSRIRQWLPCYSTLKPSAAQDTRRVATSPSVHAIEMRS, from the coding sequence ATGCCCCGCACCGTTGCAATGATGCAGCCTTACTGGTTTCCCTATTTCGGCTATTTCCAGCTGATCGCCGGCGCCGATGCCTTTGTGCTCGGCGACAACCTGCAGTACGTACATCCGGGTTGGGTCAACCGCAACCGGCTGCTCAGCTGTGGCGCACCGGCCCTGTTCACCTTGCCGCTGAAGAAGGACCGCTCGGACCTGGCGATCAACCAGCGCGAGCTCAGCGACAGTGCCCCGCAGGTGCTGGGCAAGCTGCTCAAGACCATTGCCATGAGCTACTCCCGCGCGCCTTACCGCGACGACGTGCTGGCGCTGCTCGAGCCGCTGATGACCTGCCCGGAACGCAACCTGGCGCTGTACCTGGAGTACTCGCTGCGCAAAGTCTGCGAATACCTGCAGATCGACACGCCGATCCACGTTGCCTCCACCCTGCCGGTGGACGAGCGCCAGGTGCTGGACAAGCAGGACCGCGTGGTGAAGCTGGCCCGCCACTTCGGCGCGCAGCGCTACCTCAATCCTATCGGCGGCACGGCGCTGTACGACGAAGAGTACTTCGCCCGTCACGACCTGGAACTGCGTTTTCACCGCATGGACGAGCTTTGCTACACGCAGTTCAAAGACCCGTTCGTGCCCAACCTGTCGATCATCGACGTACTGATGTTCAACCCGGTATCACGGATTCGCCAATGGCTGCCGTGCTACAGCACGCTCAAGCCGAGCGCTGCACAGGACACCCGCAGGGTGGCCACCAGTCCTTCCGTCCACGCCATCGAGATGCGCTCATGA